In the genome of Candidatus Microbacterium phytovorans, one region contains:
- a CDS encoding amidase family protein, whose protein sequence is MTAPTPTATLAAATAADLVAGYRDGSISPVDATQAAINIAATAGIDLNAVAVMNAEQALEDAARSAARWAAGAPLSELDGVPVSVKDSFPMVGLPRWHGSKLNDAAPASVHDGAPVRRLREAGATLFAKTSMPDFGLIGAGVSSQFGIIRNPWNPELNPGGSSSGSGALVALGAGPLSIGTDMGGSVRLPAALCGLAGLKPTQGRIAYDPPKLIGSAGPMARTVADAAALLRIIGKPDATDHLSLPGVFDGDGLPASSLAGATVGLLLATDVPGGVDEEVADAVRAQAAVLAAHGATVVPIDQPLTTAADRESFMTVLSTRGLPELLAVPEELWPLLPPQLLEQLLSRTEITAVQHVINEKKLDAVRAKIAAVLNAYDYVLSPVTPVVSFPAENVTPVRNDYSLDHMVFTSPYNLTSLPAGTVPVAMSASGMPIGVQVGGRRFDDAGVLGILALLERERGFDLAFPMPAFPTAGGAGA, encoded by the coding sequence ATGACCGCTCCCACCCCGACCGCCACGCTCGCCGCCGCCACCGCCGCCGACCTCGTCGCGGGGTACCGCGACGGCAGCATCTCGCCCGTCGACGCGACGCAGGCCGCCATCAACATCGCCGCCACCGCGGGGATCGACCTCAACGCGGTCGCCGTCATGAACGCCGAGCAGGCGCTGGAGGATGCCGCTCGGAGCGCCGCGCGCTGGGCCGCGGGCGCTCCGCTGAGCGAACTCGACGGCGTCCCCGTCTCCGTGAAGGACAGCTTCCCGATGGTGGGGCTCCCGCGCTGGCACGGCAGCAAGCTCAACGACGCCGCCCCGGCATCCGTTCACGACGGCGCTCCCGTCCGGCGACTGCGCGAAGCGGGGGCGACGCTGTTCGCGAAGACGTCGATGCCCGACTTCGGGCTCATCGGCGCGGGCGTCAGCTCGCAGTTCGGCATCATCCGCAACCCGTGGAACCCGGAGCTCAACCCCGGGGGTTCGTCGAGCGGGTCGGGTGCGCTCGTCGCGCTCGGCGCCGGGCCGCTGTCGATCGGTACCGACATGGGCGGCTCGGTGCGTCTGCCCGCCGCCCTGTGCGGACTCGCGGGCCTCAAGCCCACCCAGGGGCGCATCGCGTACGACCCGCCGAAGCTCATCGGCAGCGCCGGCCCGATGGCGCGGACCGTGGCGGATGCCGCGGCGCTCCTGCGCATCATCGGCAAGCCCGACGCGACCGACCACCTGAGCCTTCCGGGCGTGTTCGACGGCGACGGCCTCCCCGCCTCCTCCCTCGCCGGCGCGACCGTGGGACTCCTCCTCGCGACCGACGTGCCCGGCGGTGTCGACGAGGAGGTGGCCGACGCGGTGCGCGCGCAGGCCGCGGTGCTCGCGGCGCACGGCGCGACCGTCGTGCCGATCGATCAGCCGCTGACGACCGCCGCCGACCGCGAGAGCTTCATGACCGTGCTCTCCACCCGCGGGCTGCCGGAGCTTCTCGCGGTGCCGGAGGAGCTGTGGCCGCTGCTGCCCCCGCAGTTGCTCGAGCAGCTGCTGAGCCGCACCGAGATCACGGCCGTGCAGCACGTCATCAACGAGAAGAAGCTGGATGCCGTGCGAGCGAAGATCGCGGCCGTGCTCAATGCCTACGACTACGTGCTGTCGCCGGTCACCCCCGTCGTGTCTTTCCCCGCCGAGAACGTCACGCCCGTGCGCAACGACTACTCGCTCGACCACATGGTCTTCACCTCGCCGTACAACCTCACGAGCCTCCCCGCCGGGACGGTGCCCGTCGCGATGTCGGCCTCCGGCATGCCGATCGGGGTGCAGGTCGGCGGTCGCCGGTTCGACGATGCGGGCGTGCTCGGCATCCTGGCCCTCCTCGAGCGGGAGCGCGGCTTCGACCTCGCCTTCCCGATGCCCGCGTTCCCGACCGCCGGCGGCGCCGGAGCATGA
- a CDS encoding phosphotransferase — translation MTTETAWHALRADALAAALPALPHWTFGSDLRMERISSGTTNVNWRMLSPDGIRFLKVPGLGADAFVDRQAAHEAAVVAATTGVGPAVLYFDAATGIEVSAFLDGYRSSGAGDLLSPEGMSEVMRLYRQLHGGELLSVTKTLFDMIDEHRAQIAATGRTLQPYQREVQERWQPIQERYVAAGLELVPGHNDPNPPNFMVKAGAPMMLIDFDYAANTDRYYELGAYLTILGIPADVRSALFARYAGAEPTEGQLARLYLSGVGTLVKWGHWALYNSVVRDIDFDYEKYGAGMLLGALTMLRSDECARAVAAL, via the coding sequence ATGACCACCGAGACGGCGTGGCACGCGCTGAGGGCCGACGCGCTCGCCGCCGCACTGCCCGCGCTCCCGCACTGGACGTTCGGCTCCGACCTGCGCATGGAGCGCATCTCGTCGGGAACGACGAACGTGAACTGGCGGATGCTGTCGCCCGACGGCATCCGCTTCTTGAAGGTCCCCGGCCTCGGCGCCGACGCCTTCGTCGACCGGCAGGCGGCGCACGAAGCCGCCGTCGTCGCCGCCACGACGGGCGTCGGACCGGCCGTGCTCTACTTCGACGCGGCGACCGGGATCGAGGTCAGCGCGTTCCTCGACGGCTACCGGTCGTCGGGTGCGGGCGATCTGCTGTCCCCCGAGGGCATGTCCGAGGTGATGCGCCTCTACCGCCAACTGCACGGCGGGGAACTCCTGTCGGTCACCAAGACCCTGTTCGACATGATCGACGAGCACCGTGCCCAGATCGCCGCCACCGGCCGCACGCTCCAGCCGTATCAGCGAGAAGTGCAGGAGCGGTGGCAGCCGATCCAGGAGCGCTACGTCGCCGCGGGCCTCGAACTGGTCCCCGGGCACAACGATCCGAACCCGCCGAACTTCATGGTGAAGGCGGGCGCGCCGATGATGCTCATCGACTTCGACTACGCGGCCAACACCGACCGCTACTACGAGCTGGGCGCCTACCTCACGATCCTCGGCATCCCGGCCGACGTCAGGTCCGCGCTGTTCGCCCGCTACGCCGGCGCGGAACCGACCGAGGGTCAGCTCGCCCGCCTGTACCTCTCGGGCGTGGGCACGCTCGTGAAGTGGGGGCACTGGGCGCTGTACAACTCCGTCGTGCGCGACATCGACTTCGACTACGAGAAGTACGGTGCCGGGATGCTGCTCGGGGCGCTCACGATGCTCCGCAGCGACGAGTGCGCCCGCGCGGTGGCGGCGCTGTAG